Proteins encoded within one genomic window of Anopheles gambiae chromosome 3, idAnoGambNW_F1_1, whole genome shotgun sequence:
- the LOC133392806 gene encoding fibrinogen-like protein A: protein MDVNKVFLCFVVVLFSVPKVRGINQNATNSSLTGYDYKIITAKLEYIQGKLIEMESAMNIDREAIEKKLSGAISQLSQTIGHNLTALQTQSNKILYEQAAKANQKRMRKAIQTLASNKDVARFLISSALYARTITFPSCKEEPSKLTGKYIIQPAENDEPFLGYCEQTAFGGGWLVFQHRYDGSVDFYRNWTEYRNGFGSMDGEFWLGLEKLHQITSEREHEMLVELKDFEGNYKYARYSEFEIGSEAEQYSLKKLGSYTGTAGDSLIHHKGMKFSTKDRDNDNSSTTHLALYCQGAWWYDNICIANVNGLYKNGEDIQAVVWYTYKSSFMGMAYTRMLIREI, encoded by the coding sequence ATGGACGTTAATAAAGTGTTCTTGTGCTTTGtggtagttttgttttctgtacCAAAAGTGCGCGGTATCAACCAAAATGCCACAAATTCTTCGCTCACCGGGTACGACTACAAAATCATAACGGCGAAGCTGGAATACATTCAGGGCAAGCTGATCGAGATGGAATCTGCCATGAACATAGATCGAGAGGCTATCGAAAAAAAGCTGTCTGGAGCCATCAGTCAGCTAAGCCAAACGATTGGCCACAATTTGACCGCGCTGCAGACACAGTCGAATAAAATTCTGTATGAGCAGGCAGCTAAAGCCAATCAAAAACGCATGCGAAAGGCGATCCAAACGCTAGCATCGAACAAAGATGTAGCTCGATTTCTAATCAGTTCAGCTCTGTACGCTCGAACGATCACATTTCCATCGTGCAAAGAAGAGCCATCGAAGTTAACGGGCAAGTATATAATACAACCTGCTGAAAACGATGAACCATTCCTGGGTTACTGTGAGCAGACTGCTTTCGGTGGTGGTTGGCTTGTGTTCCAGCATCGCTACGACGGATCGGTGGACTTTTATCGTAACTGGACTGAGTACCGTAACGGGTTCGGAAGCATGGATGGGGAGTTCTGGCTCGGCTTGGAGAAGTTGCATCAGATTACTTCAGAACGAGAGCATGAGATGTTGGTGGAGCTAAAAGATTTCGAAGGAAACTACAAGTACGCACGGTATAGTGAGTTTGAGATCGGCAGTGAGGCGGAGCAATATTCGTTAAAGAAGCTGGGATCGTATACAGGAACGGCAGGAGACTCATTGATCCACCATAAGGGTATGAAATTTTCTACTAAAGATCGGGACAATGATAACAGTTCAACGACACACCTTGCTTTGTATTGCCAGGGAGCGTGGTGGTACGATAACATTTGCATTGCTAATGTTAATGGACTTTATAAGAATGGTGAAGATATTCAAGCTGTGGTATGGTACACCTATAAATCAAGCTTTATGGGTATGGCATACACAAGAATGTTGATTCGTGAAATTTAA
- the LOC1270694 gene encoding microfibril-associated glycoprotein 4 — protein MDVNKVFLCFVVVLFSAPKVRGVERNETTSSLTGYGYELLTAKLEYIQGKLIEMEYTMKEDREAIEQKLSEQKTLSNGLLWAIDQKLSGAISQLAQKIGHNLTTLQTQSNKMLSQQMACANHEQMRKEIQTLAPKKDRDQFRASSPFTKMQTSYRACKEEPSKVSGKYLIQPTANDEPFVGYCEQTRFGGGWLVFQHRFNGSVDFYRNWIEYRNGFGSVDGEFWLGLEHLHRVTSTRSHELLIELEDFEGNYIYARYSEFKIGSEAEQYRLKKLGTYTGTANDGLTYHKGMEFTTKDRDNDGHISKNCAEDCRGAWWYNACFNVNLNALYNNAEDTKAIVWHKYKSSYTGLAYTRMMIREV, from the coding sequence ATGGACGTTAATAAAGTGTTCTTGTGCTTTGtggtagttttgttttctgcacCGAAAGTGCGCGGTGTCGAGCGAAATGAGACAACTTCTTCCCTCACCGGGTACGGGTACGAATTACTAACGGCGAAGCTGGAATACATCCAGGGCAAGCTGATCGAGATGGAATACACCATGAAGGAAGATCGAGAGGCTATCGAACAGAAGCTGTCGGAGCAGAAAACTCTTTCCAATGGTTTATTGTGGGCCATCGATCAAAAGCTGTCTGGAGCCATCAGTCAGCTGGCGCAAAAGATCGGCCACAATCTGACCACACTGCAGACACAGTCGAATAAAATGCTCTCCCAGCAGATGGCCTGCGCCAACCACGAACAGATGCGAAAGGAGATCCAAACGCTAGCTCCAAAGAAGGATCGAGATCAATTCAGGGCCAGTTCACCGTTCACTAAGATGCAAACCTCTTACCGTGCGTGCAAGGAAGAGCCATCGAAAGTATCGGGAAAGTATCTAATTCAACCTACTGCGAACGACGAACCATTCGTGGGCTATTGCGAACAGACTCGTTTCGGAGGTGGATGGCTTGTGTTTCAGCATCGGTTTAACGGATCGGTGGACTTTTACCGCAACTGGATCGAGTATCGGAACGGGTTCGGAAGCGTTGATGGAGAGTTTTGGCTCGGGCTGGAGCATTTACATCGCGTGACGTCGACAAGATCGCACGAGCTGTTGATAGAGTTGGAAGATTTCGAAGGAAACTACATTTACGCCCGGTACAGTGAGTTCAAGATTGGCAGTGAGGCGGAACAGTATCGTCTAAAGAAGCTGGGAACTTACACGGGAACGGCAAATGATGGATTGACTTACCACAAGGGTATGGAATTTACAACGAAAGATCGGGACAATGATGGCCATATAAGTAAAAACTGTGCCGAGGATTGCCGAGGAGCGTGGTGGTATAATGCGTGCTTCAACGTAAATCTCAATGCACTTTACAATAATGCTGAGGACACTAAAGCCATAGTATGGCACAAGTACAAATCGTCTTACACAGGGTTGGCATACACAAGAATGATGATCCGGGAGGTTTAG